The following are encoded together in the Pseudoalteromonas shioyasakiensis genome:
- a CDS encoding mechanosensitive ion channel family protein, which produces MDTIMNWINENSGLIIHYAVQAVLALIIFFIGGRIAKFCEGMTEKAFDKKKVDKAVGSFVASIVYAIVFAATILMALSQLGIETTSFIAILGAAGLAVGLALQGSLSNFASGVLIILLRPFKSGDYVEAGGKAGTVKKIEIFSTELRTPDNKVIIMPNSSIMSSPITNFSRESTRRIDLVIGVGYDADLKEAKAVLKSVLDKEERLLKDPAYTVAVSELADSSVNFVVRPWVNSADYWPTYFDLMENIKIALDDANITIPFPQMDVHLHKED; this is translated from the coding sequence ATGGATACAATAATGAACTGGATCAACGAGAATTCAGGTTTAATCATACATTACGCCGTTCAGGCGGTTCTAGCGCTAATCATTTTCTTTATCGGTGGTCGCATCGCTAAATTCTGCGAAGGGATGACTGAGAAAGCATTTGATAAAAAGAAAGTCGATAAAGCTGTAGGTTCATTTGTTGCTAGCATTGTCTATGCAATTGTGTTTGCTGCAACAATCTTAATGGCACTATCTCAACTAGGTATTGAGACAACATCATTCATTGCTATTTTAGGTGCGGCTGGTTTAGCAGTAGGTTTAGCACTTCAAGGTTCACTATCTAACTTTGCATCAGGTGTTTTAATCATCTTGCTTCGTCCTTTTAAATCAGGTGATTACGTAGAAGCAGGTGGTAAAGCGGGTACAGTTAAGAAAATCGAAATTTTCTCTACTGAATTACGTACGCCAGATAACAAAGTAATTATCATGCCTAATTCATCAATCATGAGCAGCCCAATTACAAACTTCTCTCGTGAATCAACTCGTCGTATCGATTTAGTTATTGGTGTTGGGTACGATGCAGATCTTAAAGAAGCAAAAGCAGTTCTTAAATCAGTTTTAGATAAAGAAGAGCGCTTATTAAAAGACCCAGCATACACAGTCGCTGTATCTGAGCTTGCCGATTCAAGCGTAAACTTTGTAGTTCGCCCTTGGGTTAACTCTGCTGATTATTGGCCAACGTATTTCGACTTAATGGAAAACATTAAGATCGCATTAGACGATGCCAATATCACAATCCCATTCCCGCAAATGGATGTTCATTTGCACAAAGAAGACTAA
- a CDS encoding GspE/PulE family protein — translation MWNTKVQEYVVEHELLDSKRLKQALEYQSTSNDFLDVLLLNSGWIDEEQLCDMYAALLKCSKWQGPLALDHTNVKQLNNINTEFLIENHLLPLEIDDKTIKLGFASPHNNDGLDYLRFIGLNIEFYALTKKDFELLSEQFNAISVEQPELVVSSDNLAMLKELALGAPTVNLVNSLINKGVKLGASDLHIEPVDGRYRARYRIDGILKEADPIPLSLQLAVISRIKILSGMDIAEKRRPQDGKIEMKAGSTDLDIRCSTLPLGFGESVVMRFLIKNAVKFDLERLGYSEDLISFINEDLKRTSGVILMTGPTGSGKTTSLYSFLNKMNKPDVKIVTLEDPVEYQLPGINQVQVNSDIGFDFSAGLRSIVRQDPDVIMVGEIRDNETAKIALQSALTGHLVFSTVHTNDAPSAYTRLMDLGIEEYLLNAGLVSIMAQRLARTLCTHCKKPLDQEESQLQLEKYGLHSLNQAEYAGLHQAVGCEHCEHTGYAGRVAFLEYLPCDNDVKRLAKDEKLLDNLYQLMADKKLRSLKQDGMLKALQGKTTIEEVMRVAG, via the coding sequence ATGTGGAATACTAAAGTTCAGGAATATGTTGTAGAGCATGAACTGTTAGATTCAAAAAGGCTAAAACAAGCGCTTGAATACCAATCTACAAGTAATGATTTTTTAGATGTTCTTTTGTTAAATTCAGGCTGGATTGATGAAGAGCAACTTTGTGATATGTATGCAGCTTTGCTTAAATGTTCTAAATGGCAGGGGCCTTTAGCACTTGACCATACCAATGTGAAGCAGCTAAATAACATCAATACTGAATTTTTAATCGAAAACCATCTTCTTCCTTTAGAAATTGACGATAAAACTATAAAGTTAGGTTTTGCCTCTCCTCATAATAATGATGGGTTAGATTATCTAAGATTTATTGGTTTAAATATTGAGTTTTATGCGTTAACTAAAAAAGACTTTGAACTGCTTAGTGAGCAGTTTAATGCGATTTCAGTTGAACAGCCTGAGCTAGTTGTTTCTTCTGATAACTTAGCAATGCTGAAAGAGCTAGCTCTAGGTGCGCCAACGGTAAACTTAGTGAATAGCCTCATCAACAAGGGTGTAAAACTAGGTGCATCAGACTTACATATTGAGCCAGTCGATGGAAGGTACAGAGCACGCTACCGTATCGATGGAATTTTAAAAGAAGCCGACCCAATACCACTTAGCCTGCAGTTAGCAGTAATTTCGCGTATCAAAATTTTATCTGGTATGGATATAGCTGAAAAAAGGCGTCCTCAAGATGGTAAAATCGAGATGAAAGCCGGCTCGACGGATTTAGACATTCGCTGTTCAACACTACCACTTGGGTTTGGTGAAAGTGTGGTTATGCGTTTCTTAATTAAGAATGCTGTAAAATTTGATTTAGAAAGGCTAGGTTATTCAGAAGATTTAATTAGCTTTATTAATGAAGATTTAAAGCGTACGTCCGGCGTAATTCTCATGACTGGCCCAACAGGTTCAGGTAAAACTACATCACTTTATTCATTTTTAAATAAAATGAATAAACCTGATGTGAAAATCGTGACTCTAGAAGACCCTGTTGAGTATCAATTACCAGGCATAAACCAAGTACAAGTAAATTCAGATATCGGCTTTGACTTCTCGGCAGGTTTAAGAAGTATTGTTCGTCAAGACCCCGACGTAATTATGGTTGGTGAGATCCGTGATAATGAAACTGCTAAAATTGCATTGCAATCAGCATTAACGGGTCACCTAGTATTTAGTACAGTTCATACCAATGACGCACCATCAGCCTATACCCGATTAATGGATTTAGGTATTGAAGAGTATTTGTTAAATGCAGGTTTAGTGTCAATTATGGCACAACGTCTTGCCAGAACACTTTGTACTCACTGCAAAAAACCTTTAGATCAGGAAGAGAGCCAGCTGCAATTAGAAAAGTATGGCTTACATTCGTTGAATCAAGCTGAATACGCCGGGCTGCATCAAGCGGTAGGTTGTGAACACTGTGAACATACCGGTTATGCCGGTCGAGTGGCATTTTTAGAATACTTACCATGCGATAATGATGTTAAGCGCTTAGCTAAAGATGAAAAGTTACTCGATAACTTATACCAGCTTATGGCTGATAAAAAACTCCGCAGTTTGAAACAAGATGGGATGTTAAAAGCACTTCAAGGAAAAACTACTATTGAAGAAGTGATGAGGGTAGCTGGGTGA
- a CDS encoding DUF481 domain-containing protein: MKLKALSILVAASAATSAFAADETKTWDVTSELGAIITSGNTETTTLKGGIKVLQNLESWNNEYKLDGIYKEDEIENDAGVKETQRTNEKYSISAQGNYKLNEKHSHLFIYGSHVSDYFGAYRHESVISAGYGLRLIDRSDMWLNAEIGPGYKYFQYPNDSTEVDDNGESLAGEREGEVIALGKVDYNWQISDSARFTQLVSVEYGDTNTKTRSESAILAKINGSLQMKVAYNITHNSDVADDKENTDTETSLTLVYSF; the protein is encoded by the coding sequence ATGAAATTAAAAGCTTTATCAATTCTAGTTGCAGCAAGTGCTGCAACTAGCGCATTCGCAGCAGATGAAACAAAAACTTGGGATGTAACCAGTGAACTAGGTGCCATTATCACAAGTGGTAATACCGAAACAACCACATTAAAAGGTGGTATTAAAGTTTTACAAAACTTAGAAAGCTGGAATAACGAGTACAAGTTAGACGGCATCTATAAAGAAGATGAGATCGAAAACGATGCAGGTGTTAAAGAAACACAACGTACTAACGAAAAGTACTCAATCTCTGCACAAGGTAACTATAAGTTAAACGAAAAGCACTCACATTTATTCATCTACGGCTCGCACGTATCTGATTACTTTGGTGCATACCGTCATGAATCAGTTATTTCAGCGGGTTACGGTTTACGTTTAATTGACCGTTCTGATATGTGGTTAAACGCAGAAATTGGTCCTGGTTATAAGTACTTCCAGTATCCGAATGATAGCACTGAAGTTGATGACAACGGTGAATCACTTGCTGGTGAGCGCGAAGGCGAAGTCATCGCGCTAGGTAAAGTTGATTACAACTGGCAAATTTCAGACAGCGCACGTTTTACTCAGTTAGTATCAGTTGAATATGGTGATACCAACACTAAAACGCGTTCAGAATCTGCAATTCTAGCTAAGATCAATGGCTCACTACAAATGAAAGTAGCTTACAACATCACTCACAACTCAGATGTTGCCGATGATAAAGAAAACACAGATACAGAAACGTCACTAACGCTTGTGTATAGTTTTTAA
- the gspG gene encoding type II secretion system major pseudopilin GspG, protein MKTKKNYAGFTLVELLIVMVILGLLASIVAPRMFSKVDSAREGTAKAQMQVLATALDSYRLDIGYYPEDLNELLSSDKNMWDGPYFPQKIPLDPWGNAYFYSPKSEKNNSEMFVLKSYGRDGKPGGEGEDADVEY, encoded by the coding sequence ATGAAAACTAAAAAAAATTATGCAGGCTTCACGCTTGTTGAGCTTTTAATCGTTATGGTTATTTTAGGCTTATTAGCCTCTATTGTAGCGCCAAGGATGTTTAGTAAAGTTGACTCAGCTCGAGAAGGAACTGCAAAAGCACAAATGCAAGTTTTGGCTACTGCGCTCGATTCATATCGATTAGATATAGGTTACTACCCTGAAGACCTCAATGAGTTACTAAGTAGCGATAAAAATATGTGGGATGGCCCATATTTTCCACAAAAGATACCACTTGATCCTTGGGGAAATGCTTATTTTTATTCACCAAAATCAGAAAAAAATAACTCAGAAATGTTTGTACTGAAAAGTTACGGACGTGATGGTAAACCTGGTGGTGAAGGTGAAGACGCTGATGTGGAATACTAA
- a CDS encoding DsbA family protein: MKKLFVLAGILGALSGCASTQDSSEVTALKNEIAELKKVQRQVAIKVGLAELVRPDKIELSSEGIWIGSESADVVMLEFTDLHCPYCKKFQKETWPKLKEQFVDTNQLAVLARELPLANIHPKAPYAAVMLRCANQQGQYESVKEQLFDLGGAITDPDIADVIKENQLDEEQFNACLADTKTHNLVTNSLNDAIALGLGSTPVFIIGKKEGNYITNYEIVMGAKSVEDFSTVIERVKSSK, encoded by the coding sequence ATGAAAAAGCTTTTTGTATTAGCAGGTATCTTGGGAGCATTGTCAGGCTGTGCTTCAACACAAGACTCAAGTGAAGTAACTGCGCTAAAAAATGAAATTGCAGAACTGAAAAAAGTGCAAAGACAAGTAGCAATAAAGGTAGGCTTAGCAGAGCTTGTTAGACCAGACAAAATTGAGCTATCTAGCGAAGGGATTTGGATCGGCTCAGAGTCTGCTGATGTTGTCATGTTAGAATTTACAGATCTACATTGCCCATATTGTAAAAAGTTTCAAAAAGAGACTTGGCCAAAATTAAAAGAGCAGTTCGTCGATACTAACCAACTTGCTGTTTTAGCAAGAGAGTTACCTTTAGCGAATATCCACCCTAAAGCCCCTTATGCAGCTGTTATGCTACGTTGTGCAAATCAACAAGGTCAATATGAATCTGTAAAAGAGCAATTATTTGACCTAGGTGGCGCAATTACTGACCCTGATATTGCTGATGTAATCAAAGAAAACCAACTTGATGAAGAGCAATTTAATGCATGCTTAGCTGATACTAAAACTCATAATTTAGTAACTAACTCATTAAACGATGCAATCGCACTAGGTTTAGGTTCAACGCCAGTATTTATCATTGGTAAAAAAGAGGGTAATTACATCACCAACTATGAAATTGTGATGGGCGCGAAATCAGTTGAAGATTTTTCTACTGTTATTGAGAGAGTAAAATCGTCTAAATAA
- a CDS encoding SLBB domain-containing protein: MKFFKLFIALFISLLFITDAQSVTAPSKQQIEQLKKLPKSQQEALAKKYGFDLSALNSEANSTKNTDSENVDSVLPRETLNDEVKEEVNKEDKFKPKSTDLEPFGYELFSGQPTTFAPTESALVPDDYIVGPGDSFSINLYGKEYSSEEVTVNREGRLVLQNLSPVNVAGLKYKEVVELIKLKIQQEVIGVKAFVSMGKTRSIRVMVLGESFMPGAYTVPSLSSITHAIFVSGGISKIGSLRHIQLKRGGKVVSELDLYDLLIKGDSSGDVILKPGDVVFIPSVGKQVSIKGAVKRPAIFELEKTETINDLITMAGGYTANANSAKTVVERYTEDSFKTVIPLDFSLKANTHLRTGDVVTVPSSSEAFDNSVTLLGAVTYPGNYSWSEGKKVKDLFSSLKSDLLPIADFDYALILREINEKSDIEVYQFSLIDAFNNDPKNNLTLKADDVIVVFSRFQTKVDENNALKSLALTEEQLAHQKRVELWNEFEKQEFYKFVNFIDDESLDQELSGANSSFAVNTENISKLLNTQESDLKEADYAVFSRKKLLKPIIAKLNEQSSHQNKIKVFGIRGEVKYAGLYPLPVNATVNKAVVAAGGLNESSYLGRAEITRFTNNENIEHVNIDLSDALDSNQAASFAVHSKDSISVYPIPNWQSDLRVRIAGEVKFPGVYSIRKGEDLTSVIKRAGGFTKFAYPEGAVFTRQAIREKEQRQIDKLAQDLRRSVASQSFTKSITQSNSNYADMDKLISDLGNIKSVGRLVIDLPAVEKGVVDLTLQNNDALYIPRENNNISVVGEVNFSTSHLFDSRLTLQDYISRSGGFKSGADEERLYIIKASGLVVVPEQGSWFAVADNATLSPGDTIVVPLDTDQIDSLTLWSTATQIIYQMGVAVAAISSL; the protein is encoded by the coding sequence GTGAAGTTTTTTAAGTTATTTATAGCTCTTTTTATTTCGCTGCTATTTATCACGGATGCGCAATCTGTAACGGCACCATCAAAACAACAAATTGAGCAACTAAAAAAACTACCGAAGTCACAGCAAGAAGCGCTTGCAAAGAAATATGGCTTTGATCTTTCAGCTTTAAACTCAGAGGCTAATTCAACAAAGAATACAGATAGCGAAAATGTAGACTCTGTTTTGCCAAGAGAAACCCTAAATGATGAAGTAAAAGAAGAAGTAAATAAGGAAGATAAATTCAAGCCAAAATCAACTGATCTTGAACCATTCGGCTATGAATTATTTTCTGGTCAACCTACAACATTTGCTCCTACAGAAAGCGCACTTGTTCCTGATGATTACATTGTAGGCCCTGGTGATAGTTTCAGTATCAATTTATACGGCAAAGAATATAGTAGCGAGGAAGTTACGGTTAATCGCGAAGGTCGTTTAGTTTTACAAAATCTTTCACCGGTAAATGTAGCTGGCTTAAAGTATAAAGAAGTTGTTGAATTAATTAAGCTTAAAATTCAGCAAGAGGTTATCGGAGTAAAAGCGTTTGTCTCTATGGGTAAAACGCGTAGTATTCGTGTGATGGTATTGGGTGAATCATTTATGCCTGGTGCCTATACAGTACCGTCGTTATCTTCAATCACACATGCAATTTTTGTTAGTGGTGGTATTTCGAAAATTGGTTCACTTCGCCATATTCAATTAAAAAGGGGCGGGAAGGTAGTCTCTGAATTAGACTTATATGATTTACTAATAAAAGGTGACAGCTCTGGTGATGTAATTTTAAAACCAGGTGATGTTGTGTTTATTCCTTCAGTTGGAAAACAAGTAAGTATTAAAGGTGCTGTAAAGCGCCCGGCAATTTTTGAGCTTGAAAAAACTGAAACAATCAATGACCTCATCACAATGGCTGGGGGTTATACTGCTAATGCTAACTCAGCTAAGACGGTTGTTGAACGTTACACTGAAGACAGCTTTAAAACAGTAATTCCTCTTGATTTTTCCCTAAAGGCTAACACTCACTTACGAACTGGCGATGTAGTTACAGTTCCTTCTTCAAGTGAAGCGTTTGATAATAGTGTGACGCTTTTAGGTGCAGTTACTTACCCAGGAAACTATTCTTGGTCAGAGGGAAAAAAGGTTAAAGATTTATTCTCTTCTTTAAAGAGTGACTTATTACCTATCGCAGATTTTGACTACGCATTGATCCTTCGCGAAATAAATGAAAAATCTGATATCGAGGTATATCAATTTTCTTTAATTGATGCATTTAACAACGATCCTAAAAACAATTTAACTTTGAAAGCTGATGATGTAATTGTTGTATTTAGCCGTTTTCAAACTAAAGTTGATGAAAATAACGCATTAAAGTCGTTAGCGTTGACAGAGGAGCAGTTAGCTCATCAAAAGCGCGTAGAACTATGGAACGAGTTTGAGAAGCAAGAATTCTATAAATTTGTAAACTTTATTGATGATGAATCATTAGATCAGGAGTTGTCTGGAGCTAATTCAAGTTTTGCTGTAAATACAGAGAATATTAGCAAGCTTTTAAATACTCAAGAATCAGACTTAAAAGAAGCTGATTACGCTGTCTTTAGCCGCAAGAAATTACTAAAACCAATTATTGCAAAGTTAAATGAACAGTCTTCGCATCAAAACAAAATTAAAGTATTTGGTATTCGAGGCGAAGTAAAATATGCTGGCTTATATCCGTTACCGGTTAATGCAACGGTAAATAAAGCGGTTGTAGCTGCGGGGGGGCTAAACGAATCCTCTTACCTTGGCCGAGCAGAAATCACTCGTTTTACTAATAATGAAAATATTGAACACGTGAATATCGACTTGTCTGACGCACTTGATTCAAATCAAGCGGCGTCTTTCGCTGTTCACAGTAAAGATTCTATTAGTGTATACCCTATTCCTAACTGGCAAAGTGACTTACGAGTAAGAATCGCCGGAGAAGTTAAGTTTCCTGGTGTTTATAGTATCCGTAAAGGTGAAGACCTAACCAGTGTTATTAAACGAGCTGGCGGTTTTACTAAATTTGCTTACCCTGAAGGGGCGGTATTTACACGTCAAGCAATCAGAGAAAAAGAACAGCGTCAAATTGATAAGTTGGCTCAGGATCTTCGTCGAAGCGTAGCATCACAAAGCTTCACAAAATCAATTACACAGTCTAATTCGAACTATGCAGATATGGATAAGCTAATTTCAGACTTAGGTAACATCAAGTCGGTTGGCCGCTTAGTAATTGATCTACCTGCTGTAGAAAAGGGCGTTGTAGATTTAACTCTTCAAAATAATGATGCGTTATATATTCCACGTGAAAATAATAATATTAGTGTTGTAGGTGAAGTTAACTTCTCAACTTCACATTTATTCGACTCGCGTTTAACACTACAAGATTACATTAGCCGTAGTGGTGGTTTTAAATCAGGTGCAGATGAAGAGCGACTATACATTATTAAAGCAAGTGGTTTAGTAGTGGTTCCAGAACAAGGATCATGGTTTGCAGTTGCTGATAATGCTACTTTATCTCCAGGCGATACAATTGTTGTGCCATTGGATACTGATCAAATCGATAGCTTAACGCTTTGGAGTACGGCAACACAAATTATTTATCAAATGGGTGTTGCTGTTGCAGCGATCAGCTCGCTTTAA